CCGGAAATCCACTCCGACCCGCTCGGTACCGCCCGGTAGCCCGGTGTCGCGAAGGGCAATCCGCTGACCGGCACGTGCAACACCGCGGCCATCACCCAATTCCAGGCGAGATGCGCCGTCCACGCGGCCGGCAAACTCTCGGTGCGCTCCCGCACGAGGCAGAGGCACAGTCCGGCCAGCATGACCACCACGGTGGTGCGCACGTTCGCACCGGGATTCATCAGGTGCACCGCCCCGAACGCCACACTCGAACTCAACCGGGCCACCCACAGGCCCGCAGCCTCTTCGGCGACGGCGTAGAGGTAGCCACGAAACACCAGCTCTTCCCACAGCGCCGCCGGCCCAAGTAGCAACAGCAGCCGCAGCGCCGTTCCTCCCCAGCTGTCCTGCACGACCATGGCGCCATCGATGCTCGCCGTGGGCGTCGACTCCATCCGTAGTGCGCCGACCGCCCACAAGACGCCCGCCGTGCCAAGAATTGCCACGGTGCCCAACAGCACACCGATCGCCATCCGCTTTCCTTGCCACGCCCCTTCACCAAGCGCCATTACCGACCACGGCACGTCGTCCACGAAACGCAACGCCACGTAACATGCCGCCGCGACGCCGATCAGCATCGTGAACGGATACATCGGCACGGTTTCGCCGACACGCCGTGAGAGAAGACCGAACAGCGGTCCGAGTACCGACTCGGCGATCCCCTGGGCGAGAATCCAGGCGACGCCGAAGCTCAGGAGCCGCCAGGGAACCCGCAGGGCTTTGTTCACGACGCGCCGATCAGTCGACGCGCTCCACGGACAACGCCACCGCGTCTCCACCACCGAGGCAGAGCGTGGCGATACCCGTCTTCTTGCCACGATCGGCCAACGCATGCAGCAGCGTGACGAGTACGCGCGTGCCGCTGGCGCCGATCGGATGACCGAGCGCGATCGCGCCGCCGTTCACGTTCACACGGGCGTCGTCCCAGGACAGTCCGAGACCGTCGGCCAGCGCCTGCGAGGCGAAGGCTTCGTTGGCTTCGATGAGGTCGTAGTCGGCGATGGTGGTGCCCGACTTCGCCATCAGATTCTTCACCGCCGTGATGGGCGCGAAGAACAGATCCTGCGGCTCGCCGGCTCCCGTGGCATACGCCGTGATGCGGGCCAGAATCGTGAGGCCATGTTCGCGTGCGTACGCTTCCGACGTGACGACCACCGCCGCCGCGCCATCGTTCAGCGACGAGGCATTGCCAGCCGTGACGGTGAGATTGCTGTTGTCCCCCTTGCTCGGGAACGCCGGACGCAAGCCGGACAGTGACGCTTCCGTGGTGTCGGCGCGGGGGCCTTCGTCCACCGAGATGATCGTCGGTCCCTTCCGCCCCAGGATTTCCACCGGCACGATCTCGGCGGTGAACTTGCCCGCCTGCTGCGCGGCGACCGCCTTCGCATGCGAACCGGCGGCAAAGGCGTCTTGCTGCGCCCGCGTGACACCGGCCTTCGTAGCCGTGTACTCGGCATGCACGCCCATGTGCACGTTGCAGGTCGGGCACCACAGGCCGTCCTTGATCATGCCGTCGACCATGGTCTGGTCGCCCAGCTTCACGCCGCCTCGCATGCCGAACACGTAGTGCGGCGCGTTGCTCATGCTTTCCTGGCCGCCGGCCACGATCACCTGCGCGTCACCCGCCTTGATAGCCTGCGCGGCGAGCATGACGGCCTTGAGACCGGAGCCGCACACCTTGTTGATGGTGAGGGCGGATGCCGTCGCGGGCACGCCCGCCTTGAGCATGGCCTGACGTCCAGGCGCCTGACCCGTGCCGCCTTGCAGCACGTGGCCCATGATCACTTCCTGGACCGCGTCGGGGGCGACGCCACTGCGCTGGAGTGCAGCACGGATCGCGATGGCGCCAAGTTCCGGCGCAGAAAGGGGCGAGAGGCCCCCGAGATACCGCCCGATCGGTGTGCGCGCGGCACCCACGATGACAGGCTGGCGAGTTAGGTCGCTCATGTATGACAAGGAGTGGCAGGAACCTGCAGGTACAGCCTCTGAAAATAACCGATCTCACAGCACAATCGGCGAAATCCGCAGCCGCGTGGCCGCTGGATTTCGCCGATTCCGTTTCGTCCCACTCTAGCGGCCGGTCATCCCTCTGATCTGCTTCACGGCATAGTCGACCTTCATTTCAAACAGCTTCTTGCCCAGCTCCTTACTGGCTTTCCGGGCGTCGCCGGTGATGCCGTTGTTCTTCCGGGGCGGCGCATTGGGGTCGGGAGCGGCGCCACGCGGGCCCGTCGGCACCGGATCGCCCACCGCGTTCGGGAGCTGGTCGAGTCGGACCCAGGTGCCGTCGCCGAGGTACAACATGGTCGACGTGTCGGGGATGCCGGCGTGCGAGCTGGACGGGAAGCCGTTGGCCTTCAGATACGCGTCGAAGTCAGCGTTGGCCGTGGAGTACACGGCGTCGCAGTAGAGCACCTTGATGCCCTGTGCTGCGTACTTCTCGCTCAACGACTTGGCCACCTCGGCATAGACGTTCGGCTGGCCACCACCGTGATCGCCCATCAGCACGACGGTCTTGAAGCCGGTCGCGATCGACTGTTCGCTGATGCGCTCGAGAATGCCCTTCAGTAGCTCGGGGGTGAGGCCGATGGTGCCCGGGAGCGTCGCACTGGCGTTGTTCGGCGTGTACGGCAGCACCGGCATGGCGATGGCATCACCGAGCTTCTCGGCGATCGTGCGCACCACGACGCGTCCCATGAGATTGTGGCCGCCGTTCACATTCTGCGGCCCACGCTGCTCGGTGCCGCCGGTGTAGAACAGCGCCGTCGTCTTGCCGGCGGCGAGTGCGTCCTTCACCTCGGGCCACGTCATCATCTCGAATTCGACGAGTGGCTTCTTCGGCTGCGCCTGAGCGGCAGCGGCGGGCGTGATCAAAGCGGCAGCGAACAGCGCAGCCAGAGTGAGGCGACTGGTCATGGTGGCGATTTGCGGAGGGGAGTGTGGCGGGGGACTACCAGTATCCTACGCCGGCGACGTCGGGATTGCTGGCCGCGCTGCAGCGTTCTGACGAATCGGCACTAGATTCACTTGGGCTGAGGCGCGCACGATCCGAGCACGAATGCCATCCGGTGCGAGCGGCGGACCTCGGGGAATTCGTACCAATCACGCGAACTGAAAATGTCTTTACACGAACGCGGAATCGGCGAGCGGTCCAGCCAGCTCGGACGGGCAACAGCCTCAGGCCGCAGCTTTCGCTCGGTACTTGATGGATGGGTGGTGGCGCTCGTGCTCGTTCCCACGGGCTTTGCGCTCCTGATGGTCCTGCTGGAGGCCGGCCTCACGTCGCGACGCGCGCTGGTGGCGGCGGCCCTCGTGCTTGGTGGTGGCGTGCTCCTCCCCGCAGTGCTGTACGCGGTCACTTTGTACCAGTTCACCGACACAGCGCTGCTGGTTCGTGTGGGACCGTTCACGACCCGCGTTCCGTACGCGACCATCCGGAGTATCGAACCGTCGAGGGATATGTCATCTGCTCCGGCATTTTCTCTCGACCGTTTGCGGGTTGAGTACGGTGACGGCCAGCACGTGCTGATCTCCCCAATGCAAAGGGAATCGTTTGTCGAGTTGCTCGCGACGCATCGACGCGCGGTCGCGGCGCTTCCCCGATCGACGTAGCCGGAGTCACGGCAGCATATCGCGTGTGCGCACGGAGCCGATCGCCAGTAAATGTGCAGGCAGATCGGCGTTGTCAGTGCGGTGACGTCGCGCCCTCGCGGGAACCGTCGGACGCGCGGAAGCAACAGCCCCCGCGCCGTTTCCCCGCCGCGAGTACGAGGCACGACACAGATCTCTCGCGCGCGCCACCGCGGCGACGGCACCCGCTCCCGTGTCAGCCGGTCGGGACGGGTGGTCCCTGCAGCCGCCTCTGCGAAGGAGGGGCCGGCGCCGGTAGCGCAGCGCACGGCGCGCGGCCATCCCGCCGCAGAAAGCGGCGAAAGGGATCCACCCGGCACGACCGAGCGCCACCCCAACGCTGTTTCCAATCCACGCGCCAGGAACAACAGCGAGCGATCAGTCGTCGTAGCCGACCACGAGGTTCATGCCGGCTTGCTGGGCGCGCTGTACCGCCGTGCCCGTCGCCGTGAGCAAGCCGTCCACGCTGATTACGGAATCCGTCACCTCGGCCACACCGACCGACAGCGTGCAGCGCACGCCCTGTACGTCGCCGCTGAACACATGACGCTGCATGCGCTCGCGGATACGTTCGGCCAGCACCAACCCACCGGAGAGTTCCGTACTCGGCAGCAGCACCGCGAACGCTTCGCCGCCCACCCGGCCGACGACGTCGGTGGTACGCGACTCCTGACGGCAGACCCACGCGATCGCCCGCAACCACTCGTTGCCGAACCCCTCGCCGTGCTGCTCGTTGATCTCGCGGAAGTTGTCCGGATCGACCAGCAGCATCGTGAGCGGCTGCCCGTAGCGGCGCGCGCGCGCCACTTCCGACGAGGCCACGTCGAAGAACGCGCGACGGGCCGACACGCCGGTGAGATAGTCGGTGGTGCTCGAGGCGTCGTCGCGCAGACTCTCCTCGAGACGGCGACGCTCCGACACGTCGTGCGTGACGACTGAAAATCCGTTCGCGGTGCCGTCGGTGGCGCGAAGTGCCGTGACGACCGTACTGGCCCAGAACAGCGAGCCGTCCTGTCGCTGACGGTGCCCTTCTTCCTCACACCAGCCGTTGCGGGCAGCCAACGCCAGCGTGTCCTGCACGTACGCATCGCCACCGCTGTCCGGCGGGAGCAGCAATGTCAGGGATTGCCCCACCACGGCGGCGGCGGGAAACTGATGCACGCGCTCCGCCGCCTCACTCCACGAGTCGACGGTGCCTTCGGCATCGACGGTAAAAATCGCGTAGTCACGTACCGCGCCTTCCACCGCACGCAGCCGCTGGTCGGCGCGCGACAGATGTCCGCGGGCCGCCGCCAAGGCGCCGGCATCGTTCACGACCGCCACGATACGACCCGGCGCCACCTTCACCAGCGATAAATGCACACCGCGCTGCTCGCCGGGGGCGAGCAGTTCGAGCGCATCGACAATCACGCCACGCGGCGAGTCAAACCCACGCACGCGCGCAGCCAGGTCGGGAGCCACCGCCCCCAAGGCCACGAACAGGTCATCGAGCGAACCCGCGCGGGTGAACGGCGTGAGCAGCGTGCGCGCCGCCAGGTTGGCGACTTCGACCCGCCCCTCTTCGTCCACCTCCACGAGGCCGACAGGCGCCAGCACGAACAGGTCGAGCAGCGCCTCCGGGGTCACGTGGTCGCCCCCGGCTGTTCCGTCGCGGTCGCTGCGGCATCGGATGCGGCAGCCACGACGTCGGCCGGCATGGCCAGCGTTCGATCGGCAATTTCGTGCAGCACACGCGCGATGAACGCGTCGGACGACATGATATCCTGCTTCTTGCCAGCCCCCCGCGACCGCAGCGCGACCGTGTTTTCGTCGGCCTCGCGACGACCGATCACGCACATGTACGGCACCTTCTGCACTTCGCCTTCACGCACGCGGTAGTTCAGGGTTTCGTTGCGCGCGTCGAGTGTGGCGCGAATACCGGCGGCCTTCATGCGGGCTACCAGCGCTTCGGCATGCTCGTTGTAATCGATCGCGATCGGAATCACTCGCACCTGCTCCGGTGACAGCCACACCGGGAACACGCCGGCGAAGTGCTCGATCAGAATCGCGATGAAGCGCTCGAACGATCCGCTCACGGCGCGGTGGATCACCACCGGTCGATGCGGCGCGTTGTCGTCACCCGTGTAAGTGAGGTCGAAGCGCTCCGGTGCGTTGTAGTCGAGCTGGATGGTACCGAGCTGCCACGCGCGACCGATGCTGTCCATGACGTCGAAGTCGATCTTCGGACCATAGAACGCACCATCGCCTTCCTTCATCTCGTACGGACGGCCCGTGCTGTCGAGCGCGGCCCGCAGTGCGGCCTCGGCCCGATCCCACAGTTCGTCGGAGCCGATCCGCTGCTCCGGACGTGTGGCGAACTTGAGCTTCGCCGTGAGACCGAACGTGTCGTAATAGCCGAGGATGAAATCCATGAGGAACTTCACTTCGTCGGCGATCTGATCTTCACGCAGGTACACGTGACAATCGTCCTGCGCGAACTGGCGCACG
This region of Gemmatimonas groenlandica genomic DNA includes:
- a CDS encoding CPBP family intramembrane glutamic endopeptidase, which encodes MNKALRVPWRLLSFGVAWILAQGIAESVLGPLFGLLSRRVGETVPMYPFTMLIGVAAACYVALRFVDDVPWSVMALGEGAWQGKRMAIGVLLGTVAILGTAGVLWAVGALRMESTPTASIDGAMVVQDSWGGTALRLLLLLGPAALWEELVFRGYLYAVAEEAAGLWVARLSSSVAFGAVHLMNPGANVRTTVVVMLAGLCLCLVRERTESLPAAWTAHLAWNWVMAAVLHVPVSGLPFATPGYRAVPSGSEWISGGAWGPEGGLVAMLVLGGSLAVGLRRRESRAET
- a CDS encoding acetyl-CoA C-acetyltransferase, which codes for MSDLTRQPVIVGAARTPIGRYLGGLSPLSAPELGAIAIRAALQRSGVAPDAVQEVIMGHVLQGGTGQAPGRQAMLKAGVPATASALTINKVCGSGLKAVMLAAQAIKAGDAQVIVAGGQESMSNAPHYVFGMRGGVKLGDQTMVDGMIKDGLWCPTCNVHMGVHAEYTATKAGVTRAQQDAFAAGSHAKAVAAQQAGKFTAEIVPVEILGRKGPTIISVDEGPRADTTEASLSGLRPAFPSKGDNSNLTVTAGNASSLNDGAAAVVVTSEAYAREHGLTILARITAYATGAGEPQDLFFAPITAVKNLMAKSGTTIADYDLIEANEAFASQALADGLGLSWDDARVNVNGGAIALGHPIGASGTRVLVTLLHALADRGKKTGIATLCLGGGDAVALSVERVD
- a CDS encoding creatininase family protein, encoding MTSRLTLAALFAAALITPAAAAQAQPKKPLVEFEMMTWPEVKDALAAGKTTALFYTGGTEQRGPQNVNGGHNLMGRVVVRTIAEKLGDAIAMPVLPYTPNNASATLPGTIGLTPELLKGILERISEQSIATGFKTVVLMGDHGGGQPNVYAEVAKSLSEKYAAQGIKVLYCDAVYSTANADFDAYLKANGFPSSSHAGIPDTSTMLYLGDGTWVRLDQLPNAVGDPVPTGPRGAAPDPNAPPRKNNGITGDARKASKELGKKLFEMKVDYAVKQIRGMTGR
- a CDS encoding PH domain-containing protein; translation: MSLHERGIGERSSQLGRATASGRSFRSVLDGWVVALVLVPTGFALLMVLLEAGLTSRRALVAAALVLGGGVLLPAVLYAVTLYQFTDTALLVRVGPFTTRVPYATIRSIEPSRDMSSAPAFSLDRLRVEYGDGQHVLISPMQRESFVELLATHRRAVAALPRST
- a CDS encoding sensor domain-containing diguanylate cyclase; the protein is MTPEALLDLFVLAPVGLVEVDEEGRVEVANLAARTLLTPFTRAGSLDDLFVALGAVAPDLAARVRGFDSPRGVIVDALELLAPGEQRGVHLSLVKVAPGRIVAVVNDAGALAAARGHLSRADQRLRAVEGAVRDYAIFTVDAEGTVDSWSEAAERVHQFPAAAVVGQSLTLLLPPDSGGDAYVQDTLALAARNGWCEEEGHRQRQDGSLFWASTVVTALRATDGTANGFSVVTHDVSERRRLEESLRDDASSTTDYLTGVSARRAFFDVASSEVARARRYGQPLTMLLVDPDNFREINEQHGEGFGNEWLRAIAWVCRQESRTTDVVGRVGGEAFAVLLPSTELSGGLVLAERIRERMQRHVFSGDVQGVRCTLSVGVAEVTDSVISVDGLLTATGTAVQRAQQAGMNLVVGYDD